Proteins from one Juglans microcarpa x Juglans regia isolate MS1-56 chromosome 1S, Jm3101_v1.0, whole genome shotgun sequence genomic window:
- the LOC121246770 gene encoding SAC3 family protein B isoform X1 translates to MYSAYTGFGKDSGPNRPPESHVPNFGSFSRPPSDSPSTPLFPLPAPLRSPSPRAPGTLQRVPSPPLALESSGPAVSSAYQRSLGVRRGPEAALPRPLTLESYHSAASPPYSSAGVHRGPEAGFSRPLALESTCSTASPPNSSTGVHGQQFLHTDRPASFLTSLGNRPILPGSYANSMAYQNQSSVSPYLGSYASGRGFLTNNEGVQVLKRNRSPPLPSGSEVPREDSHFSGNGSRRSKFVSATDSQIHLRFPTPAINPDSEVVATKRTSSPALKRTRSPSSLPSGQLFPENSFSTQDNTEREMEAKAKRLARFKVELSQNVQGSPDFADQLDSANRNEESIAERKKYAGNQSAELTGDFSHAHVLSDFDGHEPSTIIIGMCPDMCPESERAERERKGDLDQYERVGGDRNQTSKSLAVKKYTRTAEREASLIRPMPILQETIDYLLNLLDQPYDDRFLGIYNFLWDRMRAIRMDLRMQHIFDHGAILMLEQMIRLHIIAMHELCEHTKGEGFSEGFDAHLNIEQMNKTSVELFQIYDDHRKKGISVPTEKEFRGYYALLKLDKHPGYKVEAAELSLDLAKMTPEIRQTPEVLFARDVARSCRTGNFIAFFRLARRASYLQACLMHAHFAKLRTLALASLHSGLQNNQGLPVSHVAKWLGMEVEDIESLLQYHGFSIKVFEEPYMMKEGPFLNRDKDYPTKCSELVYLKRSRSIVEDVLPPTQAISLPAEAVSIPSDERESSVCTSNEEMADLETFSSSTDSQQRQPVIISPTFTKQSQNDHQTAGASNPPWGFSLSHSSPKSQLAKVGIVAKQNFDDLFRDSLKRNMHFHKEAMTLQDVSKTAVKERYSDGKKDCEVEKIGSPRVVINRLEDAEPSDIHKENTYQNDIHKENDISTVPANDHAEEAAEAKLKLFLRLWKRRCAKRREFRKQMQVAANAALDSLSLGPPIQQKKEQPSNFGEFDIDHVMRERHKKHAESWSRLNVSDVIAGTLSKRNPDAKCLCWKIIVCSQMNNLEKVKLEQRSQVALPAAWLLSKLMPSSKNEDDNDLLMSSPGLSIWSKWVPSRDGAYQTCCLSVVKETEFDILDETVSGASAVLFLVSEKVPWKHQRVRLQDLLMSIPSGSCLPLLILSCSNKEETSDSFSIVANELDLYNIDKSRISSFRVVPLVLNLQMEHADGFFSDEQLREGLKWLASESPLQPALHNLRTRELVLSHLNSSLEVLERKNDFEVGPNNCISAFNEALDCSLEKINATAIADPIGWPCPEIALLEESSDERRSVKWYLPKIGWNSLGKIEPLLCALRDSKLPSFTDDISWLARGSYMGKEIKNQRLMLENCLIRYLTQSSKMMRYEQAMKEASIVLQKNARLELYNSSYRIVPNWVMIFRRIFNWRLMNLSSGTFSVAYVLECHIAPPVAGDVDMLRLEGSLTSPYYTSHPSLDEIIEVGCSPLSLGGGQPPPEQLQPLAWMPLHGEACEAAEDERGLKQDGNLAIPTYMSYRLDNTSTEIMVGGEASKETENLSKLLEQCDIMQNMLHKKLSIYF, encoded by the exons ATGTACTCGGCGTATACGGGATTTGGCAAGGATTCTGGTCCAAATCGACCACCGGAATCTCACGTACCCAACTTTGGATCTTTCTCTCGCCCCCCTTCTGACTCTCCTTCTACTCCACTCTTTCCCCTTCCTGCCCCTCTGCGATCTCCCAGTCCCAG GGCACCTGGAACTCTACAGAGAGTGCCATCGCCTCCTTTGGCTTTAGAGAGCAGCGGCCCTGCAGTCAGTTCTGCTTACCAAAGATCTCTTGGAGTTCGTAG GGGACCTGAAGCTGCATTGCCACGCCCACTAACTCTTGAGAGCTACCATTCTGCTGCGAGTCCTCCTTATTCATCCGCAGGAGTCCATAG GGGACCTGAAGCTGGGTTTTCACGTCCATTAGCTCTTGAAAGCACCTGTTCTACTGCAAGTCCTCCTAATTCATCCACAGGAGTCCATGGGCAACAATTCTTGCACACTGATAG GCCTGCTTCATTTTTGACTTCATTGGGTAATAGGCCCATATTGCCTGGCAGTTATGCCAACTCTATGGCTTATCAAAACCAATCCTCGGTCTCACCTTATTTAGGTTCGTATGCCTCTGGAAGAGGCTTTTTAACTAATAATGAGGGTGTTCAAGTCTTGAAAAGAAACAGATCCCCACCTTTACCATCTGGGAGTGAAGTGCCacgggaagattcacatttttcTGGAAATGGCTCTAGAAG GTCAAAATTTGTTTCTGCCACTGATTCTCAAATTCATCTAAGGTTTCCAACTCCTGCAATCAATCCTGATTCTGAAGTTGTGGCAACCAAGCGCACCAGCTCCCCTGCTCTCAAAAGAACAAGGTCACCTTCTTCACTTCCTAGCGGTCAACTCTTTCCAGAAAACTCCTTTTCCACCCAAGACAATACTGAACG AGAGATGGAAGCCAAGGCAAAGCGATTGGCCCGTTTCAAGGTTGAATTAAGTCAAAATGTGCAAGGCAGTCCTGATTTTGCAGACCAACTAGATTCTGCAAATAGAAATGAAGAGTCTATAGCAGAGAGGAAAAAATATGCTGGAAACCAGTCTGCAGAACTGACAGGGGATTTCTCCCATGCCCATGTTTTATCTGATTTTGATGGCCATGAACCATCTACTATTATTATTGGAATGTGTCCAGACATGTGTCCAG AGTCAGAAAGGGCAGAACGTGAAAGAAAGGGAGATCTAGACCAGTATGAACGAGTGGGTGGCGATAGAAACCAAACCAGCAAATCCCTTGCTGTAAAGAAG TATACTAGGACAGCTGAGAGGGAGGCGAGTTTGATACGGCCCATGCCAATCCTGCAGGAGACAATTGATTATCTGCTTAATTTGCTAGATCAGCCATATGATGACAGGTTTCTTGGCATATATAACTTCTTGTGGGATAGGATGAGGGCAATCCGAATGGACCTGAGGATGCAGCACATTTTCGACCACGGGGCTATTCTTATGCTGGAGCAGATG ATAAGACTTCACATAATTGCGATGCATGAATTATGTGAACACACCAAAGGAGAAGGCTTTTCTGAGGGATTTGATGCACACCTCAACATTGAACAGATGAATAAAACATCAGTTGAGTTGTTCCAAATCTATGATGATCACAGAAAGAAAGGCATAAGTGTGCCGACAGAAAAAGAGTTCCGGGGTTATTATGCACTTCTCAAACTGGACAAACATCCTGGATATAAA GTTGAAGCTGCAGAGCTCTCACTCGATCTTGCAAAAATGACTCCAGAGATAAGACAGACTCCAGAAGTGCTATTTGCCCGTGATGTGGCAAG GTCTTGCAGAACAGGTAATTTTATTGCCTTCTTCCGGCTTGCAAGAAGGGCGAGTTACCTTCAAGCATGCCTTATGCATGCTCACTTCGCAAAG CTACGCACCCTGGCACTTGCTTCTCTACACTCGGGACTACAGAATAACCAAGGTCTTCCTGTTTCCCATGTTGCTAAGTGGCTTGGGATGGAG GTAGAGGACATTGAAAGTCTCCTACAGTATCATGGGTTCTCAATAAAGGTATTTGAGGAGCCTTATATGATGAAGGAAGGCCCATTTCTCAATCGGGATAAGGACTATCCTACCAAGTGTTCTgaacttgtttatttgaaaaggTCAAGGAGTATAGTTGAGGATGTTTTACCTCCAACACAAGCCATATCATTACCTGCTGAAGCCGTATCTATCCCTTCTGATGAAAGGGAAAGTTCTGTCTGTACAAGTAATGAAGAAATGGCTGATCTTGAAACCTTTTCATCCTCAACTGATAGCCAACAACGGCAGCCAGTAATCATCTCTCCAACATTTACCAAACAGAGTCAAAATGACCATCAGACAGCTGGAGCCTCTAATCCGCCTTGGGGTTTTTCGTTATCCCACAGTTCCCCTAAATCCCAGCTTGCTAAAGTTGGAATTGtagcaaaacaaaattttgatgATCTTTTCAGAGACTCCCTTAAAAGAAACATGCATTTTCACAAGGAAGCAATGACGCTGCAGGATGTGTCAAAAACAGCTGTCAAAGAGAGATACTCGGATGGCAAAAAGGATTGTGAGGTGGAAAAAATTGGCTCCCCAAGGGTGGTTATTAATCGTTTGGAAGATGCAGAACCTTCAGATATTCATAAAGAAAATACTTATCAAAATGACAttcataaagaaaatgatattagCACAGTTCCGGCAAATGATCATGCCGAAGAAGCTGCTGAGGCAAAACTCAAGTTGTTCTTAAG GTTATGGAAGCGGCGTTGTGCAAAGCGACGGGAGTTCCGCAAACAAATGCAGGTAGCAGCAAATGCTGCATTAGACTCATTATCATTGGGGCCGCCGATTCAACAGAAAAAGGAG CAACCGAGCAATTTTGGCGAGTTTGACATTGATCATGTTATGCGGGAGAGACATAAAAAGCATGCAGAATCATGGTCAAGACTTAATGTTTCAGATGTCATAGCTGGTACACTGAGCAAAAGAAATCCAGATGCTAAATGCCTATGCTGGAAAATTATTGTATGTTCTCAGATGAACAACCTGGAAAAAGTTAAATTGGAGCAGAGGAGCCAAGTTGCTTTGCCTGCGGCATGGTTGCTTTCAAAACTCATGCCTTCCAGCAAAAATGAAGATGATAATGATCTGTTGATGTCATCTCCTGGGCTGTCAATATGGAGCAAATGGGTTCCTAGCCGAGATGGTGCATATCAGACCTGCTGCTTGTCTGTTGTAAAGGAAACAGAATTTGATATTCTAGATGAGACAGTATCTGGTGCAAGTGCGGTATTGTTCCTTGTATCTGAAAAGGTCCCATGGAAGCATCAAAGAGTCCGGCTTCAGGACCTTCTAATGTCAATACCTTCTGGTTCTTGCCTGCCCCTTCTGATTTTAAGTTGCTCAAACAAGGAAGAGACTTCAGATTCTTTCTCTATTGTGGCAAATGAATTGGACCTTTATAATATCGACAAGTCAAGGATAAGTAGCTTTCGGGTTGTTCCCCTCGTTTTGAATCTCCAGATGGAACATGCAGATGGGTTTTTTAGTGACGAGCAATTAAGGGAAGGACTAAAATGGCTGGCAAGTGAATCACCCCTGCAACCTGCCCTGCATAATTTGAGAACACGAGAACTGGTTCTTTCTCACTTGAATTCTTCATTGGAGGTGCTTGAGAGAAAGAATGATTTTGAAGTGGGTCCTAATAATTGTATCTCTGCCTTCAATGAAGCCCTGGATTGTTCCTTGGAAAAAATCAATGCTACTGCAATCGCAGATCCTATTGGCTGGCCTTGTCCTGAGATTGCTTTGCTGGAGGAGTCTAGTGATGAACGCAGAAGTGTGAAGTGGTACTTACCGAAAATAGGATGGAATTCACTGGGAAAAATTGAACCACTGCTGTGTGCTCTAAGGGACTCTAAACTTCCATCTTTTACTGACGATATATCCTGGTTGGCCAGAGGATCTTATATGGGTAAGGAGATTAAGAACCAGAGATTAATGCTTGAAAATTGCTTGATCAGATACCTGACGCAATCAAGTAAGATGATGAGATATGAGCAGGCAATGAAGGAGGCATCCATAGTGCTACAAAAAAATGCTCGCCTTGAGCTTTATAACTCGAGTTACCGTATTGTTCCAAACTGGGTTATGATTTTCCGCAGAATTTTCAATTGGCGGTTAATGAATTTATCCAGTGGAACCTTCTCCGTGGCCTATGTTTTGGAGTGTCATATAGCTCCTCCTGTTGCGGGAGATGTTGATATGTTGAGGCTTGAAGGGAGTTTAACTTCACCTTATTATACGAGTCATCCATCGCTGGATGAAATAATTGAAGTTGGCTGCAGCCCCTTGTCACTGGGTGGGGGTCAGCCACCGCCAGAGCAGTTACAACCTCTTGCATGGATGCCCTTGCATGGTGAGGCTTGCGAGGCTGCTGAGGATGAAAG
- the LOC121246770 gene encoding SAC3 family protein B isoform X4, whose amino-acid sequence MYSAYTGFGKDSGPNRPPESHVPNFGSFSRPPSDSPSTPLFPLPAPLRSPSPRGPEAALPRPLTLESYHSAASPPYSSAGVHRGPEAGFSRPLALESTCSTASPPNSSTGVHGQQFLHTDRPASFLTSLGNRPILPGSYANSMAYQNQSSVSPYLGSYASGRGFLTNNEGVQVLKRNRSPPLPSGSEVPREDSHFSGNGSRRSKFVSATDSQIHLRFPTPAINPDSEVVATKRTSSPALKRTRSPSSLPSGQLFPENSFSTQDNTEREMEAKAKRLARFKVELSQNVQGSPDFADQLDSANRNEESIAERKKYAGNQSAELTGDFSHAHVLSDFDGHEPSTIIIGMCPDMCPESERAERERKGDLDQYERVGGDRNQTSKSLAVKKYTRTAEREASLIRPMPILQETIDYLLNLLDQPYDDRFLGIYNFLWDRMRAIRMDLRMQHIFDHGAILMLEQMIRLHIIAMHELCEHTKGEGFSEGFDAHLNIEQMNKTSVELFQIYDDHRKKGISVPTEKEFRGYYALLKLDKHPGYKVEAAELSLDLAKMTPEIRQTPEVLFARDVARSCRTGNFIAFFRLARRASYLQACLMHAHFAKLRTLALASLHSGLQNNQGLPVSHVAKWLGMEVEDIESLLQYHGFSIKVFEEPYMMKEGPFLNRDKDYPTKCSELVYLKRSRSIVEDVLPPTQAISLPAEAVSIPSDERESSVCTSNEEMADLETFSSSTDSQQRQPVIISPTFTKQSQNDHQTAGASNPPWGFSLSHSSPKSQLAKVGIVAKQNFDDLFRDSLKRNMHFHKEAMTLQDVSKTAVKERYSDGKKDCEVEKIGSPRVVINRLEDAEPSDIHKENTYQNDIHKENDISTVPANDHAEEAAEAKLKLFLRLWKRRCAKRREFRKQMQVAANAALDSLSLGPPIQQKKEQPSNFGEFDIDHVMRERHKKHAESWSRLNVSDVIAGTLSKRNPDAKCLCWKIIVCSQMNNLEKVKLEQRSQVALPAAWLLSKLMPSSKNEDDNDLLMSSPGLSIWSKWVPSRDGAYQTCCLSVVKETEFDILDETVSGASAVLFLVSEKVPWKHQRVRLQDLLMSIPSGSCLPLLILSCSNKEETSDSFSIVANELDLYNIDKSRISSFRVVPLVLNLQMEHADGFFSDEQLREGLKWLASESPLQPALHNLRTRELVLSHLNSSLEVLERKNDFEVGPNNCISAFNEALDCSLEKINATAIADPIGWPCPEIALLEESSDERRSVKWYLPKIGWNSLGKIEPLLCALRDSKLPSFTDDISWLARGSYMGKEIKNQRLMLENCLIRYLTQSSKMMRYEQAMKEASIVLQKNARLELYNSSYRIVPNWVMIFRRIFNWRLMNLSSGTFSVAYVLECHIAPPVAGDVDMLRLEGSLTSPYYTSHPSLDEIIEVGCSPLSLGGGQPPPEQLQPLAWMPLHGEACEAAEDERGLKQDGNLAIPTYMSYRLDNTSTEIMVGGEASKETENLSKLLEQCDIMQNMLHKKLSIYF is encoded by the exons ATGTACTCGGCGTATACGGGATTTGGCAAGGATTCTGGTCCAAATCGACCACCGGAATCTCACGTACCCAACTTTGGATCTTTCTCTCGCCCCCCTTCTGACTCTCCTTCTACTCCACTCTTTCCCCTTCCTGCCCCTCTGCGATCTCCCAGTCCCAG GGGACCTGAAGCTGCATTGCCACGCCCACTAACTCTTGAGAGCTACCATTCTGCTGCGAGTCCTCCTTATTCATCCGCAGGAGTCCATAG GGGACCTGAAGCTGGGTTTTCACGTCCATTAGCTCTTGAAAGCACCTGTTCTACTGCAAGTCCTCCTAATTCATCCACAGGAGTCCATGGGCAACAATTCTTGCACACTGATAG GCCTGCTTCATTTTTGACTTCATTGGGTAATAGGCCCATATTGCCTGGCAGTTATGCCAACTCTATGGCTTATCAAAACCAATCCTCGGTCTCACCTTATTTAGGTTCGTATGCCTCTGGAAGAGGCTTTTTAACTAATAATGAGGGTGTTCAAGTCTTGAAAAGAAACAGATCCCCACCTTTACCATCTGGGAGTGAAGTGCCacgggaagattcacatttttcTGGAAATGGCTCTAGAAG GTCAAAATTTGTTTCTGCCACTGATTCTCAAATTCATCTAAGGTTTCCAACTCCTGCAATCAATCCTGATTCTGAAGTTGTGGCAACCAAGCGCACCAGCTCCCCTGCTCTCAAAAGAACAAGGTCACCTTCTTCACTTCCTAGCGGTCAACTCTTTCCAGAAAACTCCTTTTCCACCCAAGACAATACTGAACG AGAGATGGAAGCCAAGGCAAAGCGATTGGCCCGTTTCAAGGTTGAATTAAGTCAAAATGTGCAAGGCAGTCCTGATTTTGCAGACCAACTAGATTCTGCAAATAGAAATGAAGAGTCTATAGCAGAGAGGAAAAAATATGCTGGAAACCAGTCTGCAGAACTGACAGGGGATTTCTCCCATGCCCATGTTTTATCTGATTTTGATGGCCATGAACCATCTACTATTATTATTGGAATGTGTCCAGACATGTGTCCAG AGTCAGAAAGGGCAGAACGTGAAAGAAAGGGAGATCTAGACCAGTATGAACGAGTGGGTGGCGATAGAAACCAAACCAGCAAATCCCTTGCTGTAAAGAAG TATACTAGGACAGCTGAGAGGGAGGCGAGTTTGATACGGCCCATGCCAATCCTGCAGGAGACAATTGATTATCTGCTTAATTTGCTAGATCAGCCATATGATGACAGGTTTCTTGGCATATATAACTTCTTGTGGGATAGGATGAGGGCAATCCGAATGGACCTGAGGATGCAGCACATTTTCGACCACGGGGCTATTCTTATGCTGGAGCAGATG ATAAGACTTCACATAATTGCGATGCATGAATTATGTGAACACACCAAAGGAGAAGGCTTTTCTGAGGGATTTGATGCACACCTCAACATTGAACAGATGAATAAAACATCAGTTGAGTTGTTCCAAATCTATGATGATCACAGAAAGAAAGGCATAAGTGTGCCGACAGAAAAAGAGTTCCGGGGTTATTATGCACTTCTCAAACTGGACAAACATCCTGGATATAAA GTTGAAGCTGCAGAGCTCTCACTCGATCTTGCAAAAATGACTCCAGAGATAAGACAGACTCCAGAAGTGCTATTTGCCCGTGATGTGGCAAG GTCTTGCAGAACAGGTAATTTTATTGCCTTCTTCCGGCTTGCAAGAAGGGCGAGTTACCTTCAAGCATGCCTTATGCATGCTCACTTCGCAAAG CTACGCACCCTGGCACTTGCTTCTCTACACTCGGGACTACAGAATAACCAAGGTCTTCCTGTTTCCCATGTTGCTAAGTGGCTTGGGATGGAG GTAGAGGACATTGAAAGTCTCCTACAGTATCATGGGTTCTCAATAAAGGTATTTGAGGAGCCTTATATGATGAAGGAAGGCCCATTTCTCAATCGGGATAAGGACTATCCTACCAAGTGTTCTgaacttgtttatttgaaaaggTCAAGGAGTATAGTTGAGGATGTTTTACCTCCAACACAAGCCATATCATTACCTGCTGAAGCCGTATCTATCCCTTCTGATGAAAGGGAAAGTTCTGTCTGTACAAGTAATGAAGAAATGGCTGATCTTGAAACCTTTTCATCCTCAACTGATAGCCAACAACGGCAGCCAGTAATCATCTCTCCAACATTTACCAAACAGAGTCAAAATGACCATCAGACAGCTGGAGCCTCTAATCCGCCTTGGGGTTTTTCGTTATCCCACAGTTCCCCTAAATCCCAGCTTGCTAAAGTTGGAATTGtagcaaaacaaaattttgatgATCTTTTCAGAGACTCCCTTAAAAGAAACATGCATTTTCACAAGGAAGCAATGACGCTGCAGGATGTGTCAAAAACAGCTGTCAAAGAGAGATACTCGGATGGCAAAAAGGATTGTGAGGTGGAAAAAATTGGCTCCCCAAGGGTGGTTATTAATCGTTTGGAAGATGCAGAACCTTCAGATATTCATAAAGAAAATACTTATCAAAATGACAttcataaagaaaatgatattagCACAGTTCCGGCAAATGATCATGCCGAAGAAGCTGCTGAGGCAAAACTCAAGTTGTTCTTAAG GTTATGGAAGCGGCGTTGTGCAAAGCGACGGGAGTTCCGCAAACAAATGCAGGTAGCAGCAAATGCTGCATTAGACTCATTATCATTGGGGCCGCCGATTCAACAGAAAAAGGAG CAACCGAGCAATTTTGGCGAGTTTGACATTGATCATGTTATGCGGGAGAGACATAAAAAGCATGCAGAATCATGGTCAAGACTTAATGTTTCAGATGTCATAGCTGGTACACTGAGCAAAAGAAATCCAGATGCTAAATGCCTATGCTGGAAAATTATTGTATGTTCTCAGATGAACAACCTGGAAAAAGTTAAATTGGAGCAGAGGAGCCAAGTTGCTTTGCCTGCGGCATGGTTGCTTTCAAAACTCATGCCTTCCAGCAAAAATGAAGATGATAATGATCTGTTGATGTCATCTCCTGGGCTGTCAATATGGAGCAAATGGGTTCCTAGCCGAGATGGTGCATATCAGACCTGCTGCTTGTCTGTTGTAAAGGAAACAGAATTTGATATTCTAGATGAGACAGTATCTGGTGCAAGTGCGGTATTGTTCCTTGTATCTGAAAAGGTCCCATGGAAGCATCAAAGAGTCCGGCTTCAGGACCTTCTAATGTCAATACCTTCTGGTTCTTGCCTGCCCCTTCTGATTTTAAGTTGCTCAAACAAGGAAGAGACTTCAGATTCTTTCTCTATTGTGGCAAATGAATTGGACCTTTATAATATCGACAAGTCAAGGATAAGTAGCTTTCGGGTTGTTCCCCTCGTTTTGAATCTCCAGATGGAACATGCAGATGGGTTTTTTAGTGACGAGCAATTAAGGGAAGGACTAAAATGGCTGGCAAGTGAATCACCCCTGCAACCTGCCCTGCATAATTTGAGAACACGAGAACTGGTTCTTTCTCACTTGAATTCTTCATTGGAGGTGCTTGAGAGAAAGAATGATTTTGAAGTGGGTCCTAATAATTGTATCTCTGCCTTCAATGAAGCCCTGGATTGTTCCTTGGAAAAAATCAATGCTACTGCAATCGCAGATCCTATTGGCTGGCCTTGTCCTGAGATTGCTTTGCTGGAGGAGTCTAGTGATGAACGCAGAAGTGTGAAGTGGTACTTACCGAAAATAGGATGGAATTCACTGGGAAAAATTGAACCACTGCTGTGTGCTCTAAGGGACTCTAAACTTCCATCTTTTACTGACGATATATCCTGGTTGGCCAGAGGATCTTATATGGGTAAGGAGATTAAGAACCAGAGATTAATGCTTGAAAATTGCTTGATCAGATACCTGACGCAATCAAGTAAGATGATGAGATATGAGCAGGCAATGAAGGAGGCATCCATAGTGCTACAAAAAAATGCTCGCCTTGAGCTTTATAACTCGAGTTACCGTATTGTTCCAAACTGGGTTATGATTTTCCGCAGAATTTTCAATTGGCGGTTAATGAATTTATCCAGTGGAACCTTCTCCGTGGCCTATGTTTTGGAGTGTCATATAGCTCCTCCTGTTGCGGGAGATGTTGATATGTTGAGGCTTGAAGGGAGTTTAACTTCACCTTATTATACGAGTCATCCATCGCTGGATGAAATAATTGAAGTTGGCTGCAGCCCCTTGTCACTGGGTGGGGGTCAGCCACCGCCAGAGCAGTTACAACCTCTTGCATGGATGCCCTTGCATGGTGAGGCTTGCGAGGCTGCTGAGGATGAAAG